The genomic stretch GATCGGGTGCACGGTGCGCGCGGCGGGCGGCGGAGGGGCGTCGACCGTGGCGACCCTGAACCTGGACCTGAAGTCGGGCTGGCGCTACGGGGTGACCTGCCAGACGGCCGAGACCGACCCGGCCGACCAGTGCTTCGGATGTCGGGGGAGCACGTCGGTCGCGCTCGACCCGGCGCTCGGCCTCCCGGCCAACCAGCGGCTGTGGCTGGTGTGGTTCGGCGACCCGAAGGACGCCGCGGTGCTCTACTGACACCGAAACGGCCCGCAGACCGCCGGAGCATCGGCGACCTGCGGGCCGGGAGCGTGCCCGCCTCGGTGCCGAGGCGGGAGACGTCGGAGGACTACGGCGCGGGCGTGAGCTGGCCCACCTTCTCCCAGTCGGCCTGGGGCTTCAGCACGACCGCGATCATGAGCGTGTCGCCGTCCGAGTTGGCGGCCATGTCGCCCATGCTCATCTGGACCTGCTCCGGGGTCAGCTTGTACATGCCGCCCGTCGAGAGATCGACGACGAGGCCGACGAGCCCGCCGAAGACGAGGTTGCCCCAGACCCAGCCGCTGACGGACCGGTTGATGATCATCGACTGGTTCTCGTACCCGTCGAGGGAGAACTCGACCGTGTGCGAGTCCTTCCGCGAGAG from Rubrivirga sp. SAORIC476 encodes the following:
- a CDS encoding PEGA domain-containing protein, whose protein sequence is MRFATLVLVAFMASGCGTIINGSNQDVAFNSSPTGARVTVDGLQMGTTPTVIGLSRKDSHTVEFSLDGYENQSMIINRSVSGWVWGNLVFGGLVGLVVDLSTGGMYKLTPEQVQMSMGDMAANSDGDTLMIAVVLKPQADWEKVGQLTPAP